The DNA window CCCCACCGCCGAACCGGCCGTCGGCCTGCGCGAGCGCAAGAAGGACGCGACCCGGCGGGCGATGGCCGACGCGGCCCTGGCCCTGGTCGCCGAACGTGGCTACGACCACGTCACCGTGGCCGACATCGCCGAGCGGGTCGGCGTCTCCCGTCGCACCTTCTCCAACTACTTCTCCGGCAAGGCCGAGTGCCTGGTCGCCGTCAGCGCCGGCTGGCTGGACGACGTCCTGCAGACCGTCCGGCAGGCCCCGGCGAGGACGCCCCTCATCGAGGTGCTGGCCACCGCGCTCGAGCGGCTGGCCACCGACCTGCCGCATCGCTGGGAGCTGCTGCACGAGGTCTGCGAGGCCGAACCCGAGGTCCAGGCCATGAGCACGGCCCTGGAGACCGAGCTCGCCGCCGACCTCAGCCAGGCCCTCGGCGAGTTCCTCGACGTCCCCGCCGACGACCTGCAATTGCGCCTGTTCGCCGGCTACGCCCTGCTCGCCGGGGGCGAGTGTCTGCGCGACTGGTTCGACGCCGGTCGCCCCGACGGTCTGCTCGGCTTCCAGCAGCGCATCGCCCTGGCCTTCTCCTTCATCGACCTGACCGCCCTGCCCGGGGCCGCATCGCGTCCGGCCGCCCCCACCACCCGCCCCGCCCGATCCGACGGAGAGAACTGATGGCCACCTTCCTGTACCGACTCGGACGGCTGGCCGTCGGTCACCGTCGCGCGTTCCTCATCGGCTGGCTGGTGATCTTCTTCGGGATGGGCACCGCCGCGGCCACCCTGGCCGGCACCTTCACCACCTCGCTGTCCATTCCGGGCACCCCCGCCCAGGCCGCCCTGGACGAGCTGAACGAGAAGATCCCCGGCTCCGGCGATGCCACCGGCCGGATCGTCTTCGTCGCCCCCGAGGGCAAGACGTTGGCCGACCCGGCCTATCAGCAGGCCATCGGAACGGTCGTCAAGGAGGTCTCCGGGCTGCCCGGCGTGACGTCGATCGTCGATCCGGCGACCGCACGCACCGTCTCGCCCGACCAGCGGGTCGGCTTCGCGACCGCGTCGTTCAAGGGGCAGCTCACCGAGATCCCGCTGGAGACCCAGAACGAGATCAAGACCATCGCGGACGCCAACCAGGTCGACGGTCTGCAGATCTTCCGCGGCGGCGGGACCGTTCCGCAGGCCCCGTCGGTCGGGTCCACCGAGGGGCTCGGCGTCATCGTCGCGCTGGTCGTCCTGATGATCACCTTCGGCTCGTTCGTGGCCGCCGGTCTGCCGATGCTGACCGCGCTGATCGGGGTGGGCACCGGGGTGTCCGGCATCCTGTGGGCCTCATCGGCCATCGAGATGTCCAACACCGCACCGATCCTGGCCCTGATGCTGGGCCTGGCCGTCGGCATCGACTACGCGCTGTTCATCGTGTCCCGGCACCGCGCCCAGGTGAAGGGCGGGATGGCCATCGAGGAGTCGATCGCCCGGGCCAACGGCACCGCCGGCAGTGCCGTGGTGTTCGCCGGCCTGACCGTGCTCATCGCCCTGGCCGGGTTGTCGGTCGTCGGCATCCCGTTCCTGTCGATCATGGGGATCGCCGCCGCCGGCACCGTGGCCGTCGCCGTGCTGATCGCGATCACCCTGCTGCCCGCCCTGCTCGGCTTCGCCGGCGACAAGGTGCTGCCCCGCAAGGCGCGCGCTGCGGCCGCCGCCCTGCGCGACGGGTCGGCCGGGTCGTCGGCCACCGTCGAGCACCACGAGCCGAACCGGTGGATCCGGGCCATCGCCCGCAAGCCCGCGCTGTTCCTCGTCGGCGGCGTCGTCGCGATGGGCGTGCTGGCCATCCCCGTCACCTCGCTGCAGCTCGGCCTGCCGGACGACGGTTCTGCGTCCCCCGACACCACCCAGCGGCAGGCCTACGACGCGGTCACCTCGTCGTTCGGCGCCGGGGCGAACGGGCCGCTGCTGGTCACGGTCGCGCTGAACCCGGGCACCGACCCGGCCTCGATGCAGCAGATCCTGGGCGGCGTGGCGCAGTCACTGCAGACCGCCAGCCCGGATGTCGCCGTGGCCCTCCCGGCCGGGGCCAGCCCGGACGGCAGCTACGGACTGATCACCGTCGTTCCGAAGTCCGGGCCGTCGGACGAGGCGACCGTCGACCTCGTCCACACCCTGCGCGATCAGGCCGGCCCGCTCGGCAGCCAGGTCGGCGCGACCCTGAAGGTGACCGGGCTGACCGCCGTGGCCATCGACATCTCCGACAAGCTGGCGTCGGCGCTGCCGGTGTACCTGCTGATCGTCGTCGGGTTGGCGTTGGTCCTGCTGCTGCTCGTCTTCCGGTCGATCGTCGTGCCGGTCGTCGCCGCCCTCGGCTTCCTGCTCTCCATCGGCGTCGCCTTCGGCGCCGTCGTCGCGGTCTACCAGTGGGGCTGGTTGTCGGCGATCTTCGGGGTGGACACCCCAGCGCCGATCATCAGCTTCCTGCCGATCCTGCTGATCGGCGTGCTGTTCGGCCTGGCCATGGACTACCAGGTGTTCATGGTGTCCGGTATGCGCGAGGCGTACGTGCACGGCGCCGACCCGAAGACCGCGGTGGTCACCGGTTTCGCCAACGGCTCCCGGGTCGTCACCGCCGCGGCGATCATCATGACGTCGGTATTCGCCGGCTTCATGCTGGCGCCGGACAAGATCATCGCCTCGATCGGGTTCGCGCTGGGTCTGGGTGTGCTGGTCGACGCGTTCGTCGTCCGCATGACGCTGACCCCGGCGATCATGCGGCTGCTCGGCCAGGCCGCCTGGTACCTGCCGGCCTGGCTGGCCCGCATCCTGCCGAACGTCGACATCGAGGGCGAGAAGCTGCTGGCCCAGCTGGACGCCGACCGTCCCGCTCCCGCGATGGTCGGGGTGGGCGCTGGTGGGGCCTCGGGTCCGGACTCCGACGGTGCGACGGTCCGCGGTGCGCACGCCCGGGTCGACGGCCAGCCGGCCTCGGGGCTGACCGCACCGCTGGACGGGGCCGCGAGCGACGGGTCGACCAGCAACGGCGCCGCGACCGACGGGTCGGCCGCCCAGCCGGCCGGCGGACGGCACCGCGCCCGGGACTGATCCTGATCGCCGACGAGCCGCGATCCCCGGGTGGGGCGCGGCTCGTCGTCGTTCAGCGTCCGTCTTCGGCCCGGGTGGCGTCCGGCGGCCGGGGCTGCACCGGCACCCGGCGCAGCCACAACCGGATGCCCTGCCAGCGGATCAACGCCGCCGTCCGCAGGGTGACCAGGGGCCAGCGGAGCAGCGTGAGCAGCACGTTCGCGGTGGTCGCGGGCCGGCGCCGGCCGGTGAGGGTGGCGACGAACGGGGTGGCGCCGTCCTGCTGCAGGGCGATGGAGACGGCGAGGTTCTCGTCGGGTGGGGGCACGCGCATCA is part of the Nakamurella flava genome and encodes:
- a CDS encoding MMPL family transporter, encoding MATFLYRLGRLAVGHRRAFLIGWLVIFFGMGTAAATLAGTFTTSLSIPGTPAQAALDELNEKIPGSGDATGRIVFVAPEGKTLADPAYQQAIGTVVKEVSGLPGVTSIVDPATARTVSPDQRVGFATASFKGQLTEIPLETQNEIKTIADANQVDGLQIFRGGGTVPQAPSVGSTEGLGVIVALVVLMITFGSFVAAGLPMLTALIGVGTGVSGILWASSAIEMSNTAPILALMLGLAVGIDYALFIVSRHRAQVKGGMAIEESIARANGTAGSAVVFAGLTVLIALAGLSVVGIPFLSIMGIAAAGTVAVAVLIAITLLPALLGFAGDKVLPRKARAAAAALRDGSAGSSATVEHHEPNRWIRAIARKPALFLVGGVVAMGVLAIPVTSLQLGLPDDGSASPDTTQRQAYDAVTSSFGAGANGPLLVTVALNPGTDPASMQQILGGVAQSLQTASPDVAVALPAGASPDGSYGLITVVPKSGPSDEATVDLVHTLRDQAGPLGSQVGATLKVTGLTAVAIDISDKLASALPVYLLIVVGLALVLLLLVFRSIVVPVVAALGFLLSIGVAFGAVVAVYQWGWLSAIFGVDTPAPIISFLPILLIGVLFGLAMDYQVFMVSGMREAYVHGADPKTAVVTGFANGSRVVTAAAIIMTSVFAGFMLAPDKIIASIGFALGLGVLVDAFVVRMTLTPAIMRLLGQAAWYLPAWLARILPNVDIEGEKLLAQLDADRPAPAMVGVGAGGASGPDSDGATVRGAHARVDGQPASGLTAPLDGAASDGSTSNGAATDGSAAQPAGGRHRARD
- a CDS encoding TetR/AcrR family transcriptional regulator, which codes for MSTSTPTAEPAVGLRERKKDATRRAMADAALALVAERGYDHVTVADIAERVGVSRRTFSNYFSGKAECLVAVSAGWLDDVLQTVRQAPARTPLIEVLATALERLATDLPHRWELLHEVCEAEPEVQAMSTALETELAADLSQALGEFLDVPADDLQLRLFAGYALLAGGECLRDWFDAGRPDGLLGFQQRIALAFSFIDLTALPGAASRPAAPTTRPARSDGEN